A window from Enterocloster bolteae encodes these proteins:
- a CDS encoding GNAT family N-acetyltransferase, which translates to MNMMHTNTAHTNLTRTNMTHTNITHTTTLSRKEQEDIRRISALCRLTDGLSLSCPEDGDEYWLLEEDATAAAFLAVYKTEETMWECYAFTHPDFRRKGYFSALLEQVCQYSEALGEPELCLVTDNKCPAATAALRELGAELWNEEYMMEYNTAADSSKDGKSASHASLPNRASDGADGRKQDMELDMDIRPTLEGLLICARRPGDHPSPDKDGITSQDRDDITARNKAHSTARSKVHSTAQDNTSGTDSTPDACVTCRLSLNSTAAYLYSLETAPALRRRGLASCFLIQLIRYLEREGIRRICLQVSGSNEPALHLYRKTGFRITETLSYYLY; encoded by the coding sequence ATGAATATGATGCATACCAATACCGCACATACAAATCTGACTCGTACGAATATGACTCATACAAATATCACCCATACAACCACATTATCCCGGAAAGAACAGGAAGATATACGCAGGATTTCGGCCCTGTGCCGCCTCACGGACGGCCTGAGTCTTTCCTGCCCTGAGGACGGGGATGAATACTGGCTTCTGGAGGAGGACGCCACTGCGGCTGCCTTCCTGGCCGTGTATAAAACAGAGGAAACAATGTGGGAATGCTATGCTTTCACACACCCGGATTTTAGAAGAAAGGGATATTTTTCTGCGCTCCTGGAACAGGTCTGCCAGTACAGCGAGGCCCTGGGCGAGCCGGAACTCTGCCTTGTAACCGACAACAAGTGCCCGGCGGCCACGGCCGCTCTCCGGGAACTGGGGGCAGAGCTTTGGAATGAAGAATATATGATGGAATATAATACAGCAGCCGATTCTTCTAAGGATGGAAAATCCGCCTCCCACGCCTCCCTGCCGAACAGAGCGTCGGACGGAGCGGATGGCAGAAAGCAGGATATGGAACTGGACATGGACATCCGCCCAACTCTAGAAGGGCTGCTCATCTGCGCCAGAAGGCCGGGGGACCATCCCTCCCCGGACAAGGATGGCATAACTTCCCAGGACAGGGATGACATCACCGCCCGTAACAAAGCTCACAGCACCGCCCGGAGCAAAGTTCACAGCACCGCCCAGGATAACACCTCCGGTACAGACAGCACGCCGGACGCCTGCGTTACCTGCCGTCTTTCCCTGAACAGCACCGCCGCATACCTGTACAGCCTGGAGACCGCTCCGGCCCTGCGACGCCGGGGGCTGGCCAGCTGTTTTCTCATACAGCTCATCCGCTATCTGGAGCGTGAGGGTATCCGGCGGATCTGCCTCCAGGTATCCGGCTCCAATGAACCTGCCCTGCATCTCTATAGAAAAACAGGGTTTCGCATAACGGAAACCCTGTCTTACTATCTCTACTAG
- a CDS encoding GTP pyrophosphokinase produces MNININPNSELHQSIVNVPDMVQVPEMWVDQARQFQQAMMRYTCAIREVKTKLEVLNDELSVKNQRNPIEMIKSRVKKPKSIVEKLQRRGFEISLESMEKNLDDVAGIRIICSFLDDIYEVADMLIRQDDVKVIAVKDYIQNPKPNGYRSYHMIIEIPVFFSDSKKPIRVEVQIRTIAMDFWASLDHQLKYKKSFIDDNGEISEELKQCAEVIAGTDVKMLEIRKKIEAQGVTVRRD; encoded by the coding sequence ATGAACATTAACATCAATCCCAACAGTGAGCTTCATCAGTCCATCGTCAATGTACCGGATATGGTCCAGGTGCCGGAGATGTGGGTTGACCAGGCTCGCCAGTTCCAGCAGGCTATGATGAGGTATACCTGTGCAATCAGGGAGGTCAAGACAAAGCTGGAAGTGTTGAACGACGAGCTGTCCGTAAAGAACCAGCGCAATCCCATCGAGATGATAAAGTCCCGTGTGAAGAAGCCCAAGAGCATAGTGGAAAAGCTGCAGCGCAGGGGATTCGAGATATCATTGGAGTCCATGGAGAAAAATCTGGATGATGTGGCCGGAATCAGGATTATCTGTTCCTTCCTGGATGATATCTATGAAGTGGCGGATATGCTGATAAGGCAGGATGATGTAAAGGTGATTGCGGTGAAGGATTATATTCAGAATCCCAAGCCCAACGGATACCGGAGCTACCACATGATTATCGAGATACCGGTGTTCTTCTCCGACAGCAAGAAGCCTATCCGTGTGGAGGTGCAGATACGTACCATTGCCATGGACTTCTGGGCCAGCCTGGACCATCAGTTAAAGTATAAGAAGTCCTTTATTGACGACAACGGAGAAATCAGCGAGGAACTGAAGCAGTGTGCGGAGGTCATTGCCGGCACAGACGTGAAGATGCTGGAGATACGCAAGAAAATTGAAGCCCAGGGCGTCACGGTGCGCAGGGACTGA
- a CDS encoding Mrp/NBP35 family ATP-binding protein yields MSECNHDCGSCSANCDSRKADKSEFLEALNPASSVKKVIGVVSGKGGVGKSLVTSMLAVSMNRKGKKTAVLDADITGPSIPMAFGIGNEGVATSPDGKLMLPAKSMEGVEVMSANLLLDKDTDPVIWRGPVIAGAVKQFWSETLWQDVDYMFVDMPPGTGDVPLTVFQSLPVDGIIIVTSPQELVGMIVAKAVNMAKKMDIPIVGVVENMSYLECPDCGKRISVFGEGHVEEIAAEHGIKVLAQIPIDPAIAQMVDAGRVEYLEMPWFDEAVKAVEAL; encoded by the coding sequence ATGAGTGAATGTAACCATGACTGCGGCTCCTGCAGTGCAAACTGCGACAGCCGCAAGGCAGATAAAAGTGAGTTCCTGGAGGCACTGAATCCGGCCAGCTCCGTAAAGAAAGTAATTGGCGTTGTCAGCGGCAAGGGGGGCGTGGGCAAGTCCTTAGTCACCTCCATGCTGGCAGTGAGCATGAACCGCAAGGGCAAGAAAACAGCTGTCCTGGACGCTGACATTACAGGTCCGTCCATTCCCATGGCCTTTGGAATCGGCAATGAGGGCGTGGCCACATCACCTGACGGCAAACTGATGCTTCCGGCCAAGTCCATGGAAGGCGTGGAAGTCATGTCCGCCAACCTGCTTCTGGATAAGGATACGGATCCGGTTATCTGGAGAGGCCCTGTGATTGCGGGAGCCGTGAAACAGTTCTGGTCTGAGACCTTATGGCAGGATGTGGATTATATGTTCGTGGATATGCCGCCGGGCACAGGCGATGTACCCCTGACCGTATTCCAGTCCCTGCCTGTGGACGGCATCATCATTGTCACCTCACCGCAGGAACTGGTTGGAATGATTGTAGCCAAAGCAGTGAACATGGCAAAGAAGATGGATATCCCCATTGTGGGAGTTGTGGAAAATATGAGTTATCTGGAATGTCCCGACTGCGGCAAACGCATCAGCGTATTCGGAGAAGGCCATGTAGAGGAAATCGCGGCAGAGCACGGCATCAAGGTCCTGGCTCAGATACCAATTGATCCTGCCATTGCCCAGATGGTGGATGCAGGACGGGTGGAATATCTTGAAATGCCGTGGTTTGATGAGGCTGTAAAGGCAGTCGAGGCATTATAA
- the fliB gene encoding flagellin lysine-N-methylase — protein sequence MIYTFPHYYNHFKCTASGCPDTCCAGWGIMIDSASLKKYRNMDGPFGSRLHNSIHWKEGSFKQYHGRCAFLNEENLCDIYSEAGPEYLCRTCRTYPRHIEEFEGCREMTLCLSCIEAATIILGCEEPVRFLTREDERQETYEDFDFFLFTKLMDARELALDILRDRTWSWEDRTSMCLGLAHDLQARIRKGRLYEADGLIERYRRAAGRRRLPSGWDRASCSRYEVMEEAFSLFSEMEVLGKDWPAFVSGMKAALYGKGRQAYETRRRAFLESEIGKRLPVLKEQLMVYFVFTYFCGAVYNGNPYGKMKMAATATLLIEELAQALWTDQGGRLTFLDFADGAHRFSREVEHSDSNKAVLEEAVVRRPGFALRRLLAAVESDGSGE from the coding sequence ATGATATACACATTTCCCCACTATTACAATCATTTTAAATGTACTGCGTCCGGCTGTCCGGACACCTGCTGCGCGGGATGGGGCATCATGATTGACAGCGCATCCCTTAAGAAGTACAGGAACATGGACGGACCCTTTGGCAGCAGGCTCCATAATTCCATTCATTGGAAGGAAGGTTCCTTTAAGCAGTACCATGGACGGTGCGCGTTTTTAAATGAGGAAAATCTATGCGACATCTACAGTGAGGCCGGGCCGGAGTACCTGTGCCGTACCTGCCGCACATATCCCAGGCATATAGAAGAATTTGAGGGATGCAGGGAAATGACGCTCTGCCTTTCCTGCATAGAGGCGGCAACAATCATATTGGGCTGTGAGGAACCGGTGCGGTTTCTTACCAGGGAGGATGAGCGCCAGGAGACATATGAGGACTTTGACTTCTTTCTCTTTACCAAGCTGATGGATGCCAGGGAACTGGCACTGGATATCCTCAGAGACCGTACCTGGTCTTGGGAAGACAGGACATCCATGTGCCTGGGACTGGCCCACGACCTTCAGGCCCGTATCAGAAAAGGGCGGCTCTATGAGGCGGACGGGCTTATAGAGCGGTACCGCAGGGCGGCGGGGCGCAGACGGCTTCCTTCAGGCTGGGACAGGGCGTCCTGTTCCAGGTATGAGGTCATGGAGGAGGCCTTTTCCCTGTTTTCCGAAATGGAGGTTCTGGGAAAGGACTGGCCGGCCTTTGTCTCCGGGATGAAGGCAGCTCTTTACGGGAAGGGCAGGCAGGCATATGAGACGCGGCGCAGGGCATTCCTGGAAAGTGAGATTGGAAAACGGCTGCCGGTGCTTAAGGAACAGCTCATGGTGTATTTTGTGTTCACCTATTTCTGCGGGGCTGTTTACAACGGGAATCCCTATGGAAAAATGAAGATGGCGGCAACAGCCACCCTGCTGATTGAGGAGCTGGCCCAGGCTCTGTGGACAGACCAGGGCGGCAGGCTTACTTTTTTGGATTTTGCGGATGGGGCCCACCGGTTTTCCCGGGAAGTGGAACACTCGGATTCCAATAAGGCAGTGTTGGAGGAAGCAGTGGTCAGGCGGCCGGGATTTGCCCTCAGGCGTCTGCTGGCCGCGGTGGAAAGTGATGGCAGTGGAGAGTGA
- a CDS encoding HD domain-containing protein, with amino-acid sequence MIPDRERANKELKWAADLNPGPWKEHSLYVAAACESIASRCSHMDRDRAYVLGLLHDTGRYAGRTSERHLLDGYRRCMEHGWEEAARICMSHAFMIQDIGTSIGEFDVTPQDYEFMKEFISGAVYDDYDRLVQLCDSLALPTGFCPLETRFVDVTIRYGVHPSTIPRWKRVLEIKDYFEEQMGCTIYEALPCGGRLQHL; translated from the coding sequence ATGATACCGGACAGAGAGAGGGCAAATAAAGAGCTTAAGTGGGCGGCGGATTTAAATCCGGGACCCTGGAAGGAGCATTCCCTGTACGTGGCAGCTGCCTGTGAGAGCATAGCTTCCAGGTGCAGCCACATGGACCGGGACCGGGCCTATGTGCTGGGCCTCCTTCACGATACAGGCAGATATGCGGGCCGGACATCGGAGCGCCATCTGTTAGACGGATACCGCAGATGCATGGAACACGGATGGGAGGAGGCTGCCAGAATCTGTATGAGCCATGCGTTCATGATACAGGATATAGGCACGTCCATTGGTGAGTTTGACGTGACGCCCCAGGATTATGAATTTATGAAGGAATTCATTTCCGGGGCAGTCTATGACGATTATGACCGTCTGGTACAGCTCTGCGACAGCCTGGCCCTGCCTACGGGATTCTGTCCTCTGGAAACCAGGTTCGTGGACGTGACCATCCGGTACGGGGTTCATCCCAGCACCATTCCCCGGTGGAAAAGGGTGCTGGAAATAAAGGATTATTTTGAAGAACAGATGGGATGCACCATCTATGAAGCGCTGCCCTGCGGGGGAAGGCTGCAGCATTTATAA